The following coding sequences are from one Pseudodesulfovibrio sp. S3 window:
- the hemW gene encoding radical SAM family heme chaperone HemW, with protein MGRIYGENVPVKPAFPEAGSKRKPTNGNNGKGLLLYIHVPFCQSRCHYCSFHSQSFNQVTFSWYFNLLLQEIALWGQRLQKPKLRTIYFGGGTPSLIPLGQLDRIMKELDKAFTFNPGMEVTIEANPDSAQDASYFRGLLSIGFNRLSLGMQSLKDADLHVMGRPHSVAMAYQAFDQARRAGFGNIGLDLIWGLPDQRLKVWLDQLRIVAEMRPEHISAYNLTLEPGTLMAKRCGEGGDLTLPQDQEQGRMFIYGAEYLESMGFMHYEVSNFARMGFMSSHNSGYWDGSDYLGLGPSAVSTLGRRRFSTPRYMDEYDAYIRGAMVGNDFEDLTDDDLLKEMVMLSLRTSQGLDLKEYRKRTGFDLVKRQEQLITALHRENLVRISRGRLRLTKNGMLVSNVIIKRLAFEE; from the coding sequence ATGGGCAGAATCTATGGTGAAAACGTCCCGGTAAAACCCGCTTTCCCCGAGGCCGGGAGCAAGAGAAAGCCTACCAACGGGAACAACGGCAAAGGACTGTTGCTCTACATCCACGTCCCGTTCTGCCAGTCCCGCTGCCACTATTGCTCCTTCCATTCCCAGTCCTTCAATCAGGTCACCTTTTCCTGGTATTTCAATCTGCTGCTCCAGGAGATCGCTCTCTGGGGCCAGCGGCTGCAAAAACCGAAACTGCGCACCATATATTTCGGAGGCGGCACGCCGAGCCTGATCCCGCTGGGCCAGCTCGACCGGATCATGAAGGAACTGGACAAGGCGTTCACCTTCAACCCCGGCATGGAAGTGACCATCGAGGCCAACCCGGATTCGGCCCAGGACGCGAGCTATTTTCGGGGGTTGCTCTCCATCGGCTTCAACCGGCTGTCCCTGGGGATGCAGAGCCTGAAGGACGCCGACCTCCATGTCATGGGGCGGCCCCACTCGGTGGCCATGGCCTACCAGGCCTTTGACCAGGCGCGGCGGGCAGGATTCGGCAACATCGGCCTGGACCTCATCTGGGGACTGCCGGACCAGCGGCTCAAGGTCTGGCTCGACCAGCTCAGAATCGTGGCCGAGATGCGGCCCGAACATATTTCGGCGTATAACCTGACCTTGGAACCCGGCACCCTCATGGCCAAACGGTGCGGCGAAGGCGGCGACCTGACCCTGCCCCAGGACCAGGAGCAGGGCCGCATGTTCATATACGGGGCCGAATATCTCGAATCCATGGGCTTCATGCACTACGAGGTTTCCAATTTCGCGCGCATGGGCTTCATGTCCTCGCACAACTCCGGGTATTGGGACGGTTCGGACTACCTCGGCCTCGGCCCGTCCGCCGTATCCACCCTGGGGCGCAGGCGGTTTTCCACCCCGCGCTACATGGACGAATACGATGCCTATATCCGGGGGGCCATGGTGGGCAACGACTTCGAGGATCTGACCGACGACGATTTGCTCAAGGAGATGGTCATGCTTTCCCTGCGCACCAGCCAGGGCCTTGATCTCAAGGAGTACCGCAAACGCACGGGCTTTGATCTGGTCAAAAGGCAGGAACAGCTCATCACCGCCCTGCACCGCGAAAATCTGGTCCGCATCAGCCGGGGACGACTCAGGCTGACCAAAAACGGTATGCTCGTGTCCAACGTGATCATCAAACGACTGGCCTTCGAAGAATGA